A single genomic interval of halophilic archaeon DL31 harbors:
- a CDS encoding ABC-type transporter, integral membrane subunit (PFAM: Binding-protein-dependent transport systems inner membrane component~KEGG: hvo:HVO_A0338 ABC-type transport system permease protein (probable substrate dipeptides/oligopeptides)): MSFARYAGRRLVFLVGTLFGASIITFAIVNVLPGDVAVMILGTSGSQEQVEVLRQQLGLNQPVYIRYLDWIIGVIQGDMGQSLRFGDPVAVLIGQRLPASAFLAFAALAIAVAVAIPMGIVAAVEQNTWKDFLTSIAAFTGISLPNFFWGMVLILLFAKYLALLPPSGYVSPFEDLPDAFAHVLLPAGALGFSLMAHITRMTRSSLIEELRSGYIDLAKMKGISSRRIVLRHALRNAFLPVLTVIGFQLGFLFGGIIIIEQLFAYPGLGRLAFNALLNRDTPLIQGAVLTIAVVFMMSNLVVDLLYAVIDPRVTSGGDG; encoded by the coding sequence ATGAGCTTCGCACGCTATGCCGGCAGGCGGCTCGTCTTCCTCGTCGGCACGCTGTTCGGAGCGTCGATTATCACGTTCGCAATCGTGAACGTGCTGCCGGGAGACGTGGCCGTGATGATTCTCGGGACAAGCGGGAGTCAGGAGCAAGTAGAGGTGCTCCGCCAACAGCTCGGGCTGAACCAACCAGTGTACATCCGGTATCTGGACTGGATAATCGGCGTGATACAGGGTGATATGGGCCAATCATTGCGGTTCGGTGACCCAGTCGCCGTACTCATCGGCCAGCGGCTCCCCGCGAGCGCGTTTCTCGCGTTCGCTGCGCTAGCCATCGCCGTCGCTGTCGCGATTCCGATGGGTATCGTCGCCGCCGTCGAGCAGAACACGTGGAAGGACTTCCTCACGAGCATCGCCGCGTTCACCGGCATCAGCCTCCCGAACTTCTTCTGGGGAATGGTGCTCATCCTGCTGTTCGCGAAATACCTCGCGCTGTTACCGCCGTCGGGCTACGTGAGCCCATTCGAGGACCTGCCGGATGCGTTCGCACACGTACTGTTGCCCGCAGGCGCACTCGGGTTCAGCCTCATGGCCCACATCACGCGCATGACGCGCTCTTCGCTCATCGAGGAGCTCCGGTCGGGTTACATCGACCTCGCGAAGATGAAGGGAATCTCGAGCCGGCGCATCGTGCTCCGCCACGCGTTGCGCAACGCGTTCCTCCCCGTGTTGACCGTCATTGGGTTCCAACTCGGGTTCCTGTTCGGCGGCATCATCATCATTGAACAGCTGTTCGCCTACCCCGGGCTCGGCCGGCTCGCCTTCAACGCGCTTCTCAACCGCGATACCCCGTTGATTCAGGGCGCCGTCCTCACCATCGCGGTCGTGTTCATGATGAGCAACCTAGTCGTCGACCTGCTGTATGCGGTCATCGACCCACGGGTCACCAGCGGAGGTGATGGCTGA
- a CDS encoding ABC-type transporter, periplasmic subunit (PFAM: Bacterial extracellular solute-binding protein, family 5~KEGG: hvo:HVO_A0339 ABC-type transport system periplasmic substrate-binding protein (probable substrate dipeptides/oligopeptides)) — MSNKNTFNPTDIDRRRFLKASGLAGTAGMAAFAGCSGNGDESTDSPTDGGDDSTAEPTPTADPDDIQEGGTLIWGHSEVTQNLDIHQTATASTGRFLNSVYDALVGLTVDLELSTDPNIRSPGLASDWEVSDDLMTYTFTLREGVTFHDGSELTAEDVKYSYDRITNPDTGAIMQFVFGSTESVEVDGDYTVVINQSERYQPLLRQLAFSGTSIVPAGSGDQLGDQPVGTGPFQFEMRQQGNRAELSAFSDYWGENGPYLDTVEERTVTDPDSRLTGIQEGDFDIINDIPLDNINDVTSNGNDDINTQSWSPLSWAFLNMNNNEAPFDDPDFRKAVDFCIDKQALVNGALFGNGSPTASPSFPASAFRNSDISPRQQDFDRAAELFEQSQYNVGDFDLTFKVTTNYPWHVDAATILQQFFQQAGLSVEIQQLQWSDWLSQVFVNQDFTLSMVNFFTFWEPAYLYTSLWTSNGSFNFRGYASDEYDQTVADAAQAGTRDEAIPLYQEAQAIIHEDVPDVMLWFRDGTLAAKDHVRGLNTVLSPNNSELGFGQVWLDQ; from the coding sequence ATGAGTAATAAGAACACGTTCAACCCGACAGATATCGACCGCCGCCGCTTTCTGAAAGCCAGCGGCCTCGCCGGCACCGCCGGAATGGCTGCTTTCGCCGGCTGTTCAGGCAACGGCGATGAGTCAACGGACTCCCCAACCGATGGGGGCGATGACAGCACCGCCGAACCGACACCAACAGCCGACCCAGACGATATTCAGGAGGGCGGCACGCTCATCTGGGGCCACAGCGAGGTCACCCAGAACCTCGACATCCACCAGACGGCCACGGCCAGCACCGGCCGGTTCCTGAACAGCGTCTACGACGCGCTCGTCGGGTTGACAGTCGATCTGGAACTCTCGACAGATCCCAACATCCGGAGCCCCGGGCTCGCGAGTGACTGGGAGGTCAGCGACGACCTCATGACGTACACGTTCACCCTCCGAGAGGGGGTGACGTTCCACGACGGCAGCGAACTCACCGCCGAGGACGTGAAATACAGCTACGACCGTATCACGAACCCCGACACCGGGGCCATCATGCAGTTCGTCTTCGGCTCGACCGAATCGGTCGAAGTCGACGGCGACTATACGGTCGTCATCAACCAGTCCGAGCGCTACCAGCCACTCCTCCGACAGCTGGCGTTTTCGGGAACGTCCATCGTTCCCGCGGGCTCCGGCGACCAACTGGGAGACCAGCCGGTCGGCACCGGGCCGTTCCAGTTTGAAATGCGTCAGCAGGGCAATCGCGCCGAGCTGTCGGCGTTCAGCGACTACTGGGGGGAGAACGGTCCCTACCTCGATACCGTCGAAGAGCGGACAGTCACCGACCCGGACAGTCGCCTCACCGGGATTCAAGAGGGCGATTTCGACATAATAAACGACATTCCGCTGGACAACATCAACGACGTCACCAGCAACGGCAACGACGACATCAACACCCAGTCGTGGTCGCCACTCTCGTGGGCGTTCCTGAACATGAACAACAACGAGGCGCCGTTCGACGACCCAGACTTCCGGAAGGCGGTGGACTTCTGCATCGACAAGCAGGCGCTCGTCAACGGGGCGCTGTTCGGAAACGGTAGCCCAACCGCGAGCCCCAGTTTCCCGGCCAGCGCGTTCCGCAACAGCGACATCTCCCCGCGCCAGCAGGACTTCGACCGGGCCGCGGAGCTGTTCGAGCAGTCCCAGTACAACGTCGGGGACTTCGACCTCACGTTCAAAGTCACGACCAACTATCCGTGGCACGTTGACGCGGCGACCATCCTCCAGCAGTTTTTCCAACAGGCAGGCCTCAGTGTCGAGATTCAGCAGCTCCAGTGGAGTGACTGGCTCTCACAGGTGTTCGTCAATCAGGACTTCACCCTCTCGATGGTGAACTTCTTTACATTCTGGGAGCCGGCGTACCTCTACACCTCACTGTGGACCAGCAACGGCTCGTTCAATTTCCGTGGCTACGCCAGCGACGAGTACGACCAAACGGTCGCCGACGCCGCACAGGCCGGAACTCGCGACGAAGCCATCCCGCTCTATCAGGAGGCCCAAGCAATTATCCACGAGGACGTGCCGGACGTGATGCTCTGGTTCCGCGACGGCACGCTCGCGGCGAAAGACCACGTCCGTGGCCTCAACACCGTTCTCTCGCCGAACAACAGCGAACTCGGCTTCGGACAGGTGTGGCTGGACCAATAA